A genomic region of Ignavibacteria bacterium contains the following coding sequences:
- a CDS encoding arsenate reductase ArsC, translated as MKTKILFVCIHNSARSQIAEALINKFYGNKFVAESAGIEPGKLNPLVVKSLQEIGIDISRKPTRSVDEVLQSGKEFDYVITVCEKEAAEKCPVFPGKGLKIQWSFPDPSKFTGNEEEKMHQIRQVRDVIQRKIEENIASL; from the coding sequence TTGAAAACAAAAATATTATTTGTATGTATTCATAATTCTGCGCGCTCTCAGATTGCCGAAGCGCTTATAAATAAATTTTACGGCAATAAGTTTGTTGCCGAGAGCGCGGGGATTGAGCCGGGCAAGCTCAACCCCCTTGTTGTAAAATCATTGCAGGAAATTGGAATAGACATTTCGAGAAAACCAACACGCAGTGTGGATGAAGTTTTGCAATCCGGAAAAGAATTTGATTACGTCATAACCGTCTGCGAAAAAGAAGCCGCCGAAAAATGCCCGGTCTTTCCAGGTAAAGGATTGAAAATTCAATGGTCTTTTCCTGACCCGTCAAAATTTACCGGCAATGAAGAAGAGAAAATGCATCAGATAAGACAAGTAAGAGATGTGATACAAAGAAAGATTGAAGAGAATATTGCATCTTTATAA
- a CDS encoding metalloregulator ArsR/SmtB family transcription factor → MASPKNEKFTPEMTSLAEIAKAVSHPARIMILETLAEKNSCICGEIVHIVPLSQSTVSQHLKELKDQKIIKGEMDGVKSCYCINWDVLDKKINELTQFINKLNSLKQQKNCC, encoded by the coding sequence ATGGCATCACCTAAAAACGAGAAATTTACACCGGAAATGACTTCCTTAGCTGAAATTGCAAAAGCAGTTTCACATCCGGCAAGAATTATGATACTTGAGACATTGGCAGAAAAAAACTCCTGCATCTGCGGAGAAATTGTGCATATTGTCCCCCTCTCACAGTCAACTGTTTCTCAACATCTCAAAGAGCTTAAAGACCAAAAAATTATTAAAGGCGAAATGGACGGTGTCAAATCCTGCTATTGCATAAACTGGGACGTTCTTGACAAAAAAATAAATGAGTTAACTCAATTCATCAATAAACTAAATTCATTAAAACAACAAAAAAACTGTTGTTAA
- the rdgB gene encoding RdgB/HAM1 family non-canonical purine NTP pyrophosphatase: MKKLLVASNNAHKIDEIKKILSDIKDLQVVSLKDENIFIDVEETADTLEGNALLKAKVIHSVSGLPVISDDTGLFVEELNNEPGVYSARYAGENSTYLDNCKKLISKLKEKNLSESPAHFKAVICYIDNSGKEKFFEGVINGKVSTEMRGKNGFGYDPLFVADGMNKTFAELTDEEKNTISHRGVAIKKFAEFYKKNC; this comes from the coding sequence TTGAAAAAGCTTCTTGTTGCCTCAAATAATGCTCATAAAATAGATGAAATAAAAAAAATCTTGAGTGATATAAAAGACCTTCAGGTTGTTTCACTCAAGGATGAAAATATTTTTATTGATGTTGAAGAGACTGCCGATACGCTGGAAGGAAATGCACTGCTTAAAGCAAAAGTAATTCATTCAGTTTCAGGACTGCCTGTCATTTCAGACGATACAGGATTATTTGTTGAAGAATTAAACAATGAACCGGGAGTTTACTCCGCAAGATACGCTGGGGAAAATTCAACTTACCTTGATAACTGCAAAAAACTTATTTCAAAGCTTAAAGAAAAAAACTTATCCGAATCCCCTGCTCATTTTAAAGCAGTTATTTGTTATATTGATAATTCAGGAAAAGAAAAATTTTTCGAAGGGGTTATAAATGGTAAAGTTTCGACCGAAATGCGCGGAAAAAACGGTTTTGGTTATGACCCGTTATTTGTTGCAGATGGAATGAATAAAACCTTTGCTGAGTTAACTGATGAAGAGAAAAATACAATTTCTCACAGAGGGGTGGCAATAAAAAAATTTGCTGAATTTTACAAGAAGAATTGTTGA
- a CDS encoding ABC transporter ATP-binding protein, with protein MTQEKTHIEKKNIKTQKDDELIDKSLDKRLLRRLLSYFKPYTKFIVLATFLTISVSALAAVRPWLTSVAIDDKMMNNDISGLQFIIIILFSTLIFQGVVQYGLGYLTSWIGQKIIYDLRKKIYEHIMKLNLKFFDTNPIGRLVTRATSDVEVLYEVFSSGLVTAFGDIFTLMWIITFMFILDWQLALVTLSVLPVLIYGTSIFRRKVRESYRKIRILIAKINAYIQEHITGISIVQLFNKEKQTIEDFEKINRQHTDQNKKSIFYYAVFFPFVELIGAISVGLIIWYGGGQTIQRAIEIGVLISFIQYTEMFFRPIRDLSEKYNILQTAMASSERIFNILDQTSPVQEPENPVKLANFRGEVEFKNVSFAYNPEDYVLKNINLKISSGEKIAFVGATGAGKSTIINLIERFYDVNSGEINLDGINIKNLSQSELRKHIATVLQDVFLFSGTIRSNITLGNDTIPEQQIQKAIDNVGLRSFIDSLPDGLEHKVNERGTMLSTGQKQLISFARALVYNPSILMLDEATSSVDTHTEILIQNAINILIENRTSIIIAHRLSTIQKCDKIIVMHKGEVKEVGTHQELLAKGGLYYKLYQLQYKEEYIN; from the coding sequence TTGACACAAGAAAAAACACATATAGAAAAGAAAAACATTAAGACGCAAAAGGATGATGAGCTTATAGACAAAAGTCTCGACAAAAGACTTTTAAGACGTCTTTTATCTTATTTTAAACCATACACAAAATTCATAGTTCTTGCGACTTTTTTGACTATATCTGTTTCCGCTCTTGCAGCGGTGCGTCCATGGCTTACTTCTGTTGCCATTGATGATAAAATGATGAACAATGACATTTCCGGTTTGCAGTTTATCATTATTATTTTATTCTCTACACTTATATTTCAAGGTGTCGTTCAATATGGATTGGGTTATTTAACAAGCTGGATAGGTCAGAAAATAATTTATGACCTGCGGAAGAAAATCTATGAACATATAATGAAGCTTAACCTGAAATTTTTCGATACAAACCCAATCGGCCGTCTCGTTACACGCGCAACTTCCGATGTTGAAGTGCTTTATGAGGTTTTTTCATCGGGACTCGTTACTGCTTTCGGAGATATTTTCACTTTAATGTGGATTATAACTTTTATGTTTATTCTTGATTGGCAATTAGCGCTCGTAACACTATCAGTACTCCCAGTATTAATTTACGGCACATCGATTTTCAGAAGAAAAGTTCGGGAGTCTTACAGAAAAATCCGTATTCTTATCGCGAAAATTAATGCATATATTCAGGAACATATAACCGGAATTTCAATTGTTCAGTTATTCAATAAAGAAAAACAAACAATAGAGGATTTTGAAAAAATAAACCGTCAGCATACAGACCAGAATAAGAAAAGTATATTTTATTATGCTGTATTTTTTCCTTTTGTGGAATTAATTGGAGCAATTTCAGTCGGATTGATTATCTGGTATGGCGGCGGGCAGACTATTCAAAGAGCAATCGAAATAGGTGTATTAATTTCATTCATTCAATATACGGAAATGTTTTTCAGACCTATACGCGACCTCTCGGAAAAATATAATATTCTTCAGACTGCAATGGCTTCAAGCGAGAGAATATTTAATATTCTTGACCAGACTTCCCCTGTTCAGGAACCTGAAAATCCTGTGAAACTTGCAAATTTTCGAGGTGAAGTAGAATTTAAAAATGTCTCTTTTGCCTATAATCCTGAAGATTATGTTTTAAAAAATATTAATCTAAAAATTTCTTCGGGAGAGAAAATCGCATTTGTTGGCGCAACCGGAGCAGGTAAATCTACAATTATTAACCTTATAGAAAGATTTTATGATGTTAACAGCGGAGAAATTAACCTTGATGGAATTAACATAAAAAATCTTTCACAAAGTGAGCTAAGAAAGCATATTGCAACTGTACTGCAGGATGTGTTTTTATTTTCGGGAACAATAAGAAGTAACATAACACTTGGAAATGATACTATTCCCGAGCAGCAAATACAAAAAGCAATCGACAATGTTGGTTTGAGAAGTTTCATTGATTCTCTGCCTGATGGACTCGAACATAAAGTCAATGAACGAGGAACAATGCTTTCGACCGGACAGAAGCAGTTAATATCGTTTGCCCGCGCATTGGTTTATAATCCGTCTATTCTTATGCTCGATGAAGCAACTTCGTCGGTTGATACACATACGGAAATTTTAATTCAGAATGCAATTAACATTTTAATTGAGAATAGAACATCAATTATTATTGCACACAGGTTATCGACAATTCAGAAATGCGATAAAATTATCGTAATGCATAAAGGCGAAGTAAAAGAAGTCGGGACGCATCAGGAACTGCTTGCAAAAGGCGGATTATATTATAAGCTTTACCAGCTTCAATATAAAGAGGAGTATATTAATTGA
- a CDS encoding ABC transporter ATP-binding protein, translating into MKSLSALIPYLKKYRTKILWGYVFILGHITLFSLYPLVIGDAIDKLSSGIYGAPVYTDIAIAIAMVGVAGVFLFLTRQHIIVMSREVENDLRYDFFSHLQKLERNFFNKVTTGDLMARATSDINNVRNFVGPGVMYSMQTFTRLVITLYILFDINAVITLIALVPLPLISLFVYRIGRYTFKRSLKVQESFSDLTTRVQETFSGIRVLKTFVREKYEFEEFDKISKDNLAKNLKLAIIQSFSFPMMFLLTGVSIILVLYFGGIKYMNGELTIGNISEFIMYLGQLTWPMIAFGWIINLFQRAAPSMQRLMNITEREPVIKNDSGTNKNIGANNIKGGIEFKNVSFKYPDTDKFVLKNINLKVPTGTTLGIIGHTGSGKSTLINLLPRVYDISEGEIIIDDYNLQNIPVKSLRDAIGIVPQESFLFSATIEKNISYSSDKANIEKVIEAAKIADLYKDITNFPYEFHTILGERGITLSGGQKQRTSLARAIYKEPKILILDDSLSAVDTNTEEQILNELKTVMKGRTNIIISHRISSIKNATNIIVLKNGEISEQGTHSELLALRGYYFDLYQKQLLEEEIEKS; encoded by the coding sequence ATGAAGTCCCTTTCTGCACTTATTCCCTACCTTAAAAAATACAGAACCAAGATTTTATGGGGTTATGTCTTTATTTTAGGACATATTACATTGTTCAGCCTTTACCCCTTAGTAATAGGTGACGCTATTGATAAGCTATCTTCAGGAATTTATGGAGCCCCAGTTTATACAGACATCGCAATAGCAATTGCAATGGTCGGAGTTGCAGGAGTATTTTTATTTCTGACACGGCAGCATATAATCGTAATGTCACGTGAAGTGGAAAATGATTTGCGATATGATTTCTTTTCACACCTTCAGAAGCTCGAAAGAAATTTTTTCAATAAGGTAACTACCGGCGACCTGATGGCTCGTGCAACGAGCGACATAAACAACGTCAGAAACTTTGTCGGACCGGGTGTAATGTATTCAATGCAGACTTTTACGCGCCTTGTAATAACGCTTTATATTTTATTCGACATAAATGCAGTAATTACTCTTATTGCTCTTGTTCCGTTGCCCCTGATTTCACTTTTTGTTTATAGAATCGGCAGATATACCTTTAAGCGCTCTCTTAAAGTTCAGGAATCATTTTCTGATTTGACAACGCGCGTTCAGGAAACTTTCTCCGGTATCAGGGTCTTGAAAACTTTTGTCCGCGAAAAATATGAATTTGAAGAATTTGATAAAATTTCAAAGGATAATCTTGCAAAAAATCTTAAGCTTGCAATCATACAATCATTCTCATTTCCGATGATGTTCTTGCTGACAGGAGTTTCGATAATTCTTGTTTTATATTTTGGCGGCATAAAATATATGAACGGTGAGCTTACAATCGGGAATATTTCTGAATTCATAATGTATCTCGGTCAGCTTACCTGGCCTATGATTGCATTCGGATGGATTATAAATCTGTTTCAGAGGGCTGCTCCTTCAATGCAAAGGTTGATGAACATAACCGAACGCGAGCCGGTGATTAAAAATGATTCGGGCACAAACAAAAATATTGGAGCAAATAATATTAAAGGCGGTATTGAATTTAAAAATGTTTCGTTCAAATATCCCGATACTGACAAATTTGTTCTGAAAAACATAAATCTGAAAGTTCCGACGGGTACAACGCTGGGAATCATCGGACATACCGGCTCAGGAAAATCAACTTTAATAAATTTATTGCCGAGAGTTTATGATATTTCTGAAGGCGAGATTATTATAGATGATTATAATTTACAAAACATTCCGGTAAAATCTTTGCGTGATGCAATCGGCATTGTTCCGCAGGAGTCTTTTTTGTTTTCCGCAACTATTGAGAAAAATATTTCATATTCATCAGATAAAGCGAATATTGAAAAAGTAATCGAAGCGGCAAAAATAGCCGATTTATATAAAGACATAACGAATTTTCCTTATGAATTTCATACAATACTTGGTGAACGCGGAATCACATTGTCAGGCGGACAGAAACAAAGGACTTCCCTTGCCCGAGCAATTTATAAAGAGCCGAAAATTCTGATACTTGATGATTCACTTTCAGCTGTTGATACGAATACTGAAGAACAGATTTTAAATGAACTCAAAACAGTTATGAAAGGTCGCACTAATATTATTATTTCTCACAGAATTTCCTCGATTAAAAATGCAACCAATATAATCGTTTTAAAAAACGGTGAAATATCTGAACAAGGAACACATTCGGAACTGCTTGCACTACGAGGATATTATTTTGATTTATATCAAAAACAATTGCTCGAAGAAGAAATTGAAAAGTCTTAA